A genomic stretch from Rhodothermales bacterium includes:
- a CDS encoding DUF2339 domain-containing protein, whose product MTSKQEQSYEDRIEQLERTVANLEYTVSRLQERLHAANAATQRRPALQTTDPAEARANNGNRLLADLKPAAPAAEGAPTERPRRVRPMYALDGEAWLNRVGLAFVLFGIAFGVKYFLEQDWFSPFLRIISGLLLGAVLMVTGLQLHRKRTRLAQVLLCVGVGSIYLTAFGAYQLYYLVPYPVAYFGMFAVSVGAFLLSVKRNDPVVAILAVFGGLVTPFIMHSQGDNLLGIISYTSLILTGAGVIYWFTGWRSLLFLSAIGGWFVVLVCYLNVGLYFESVAADRWTLLAGVGVCWMLFWAMPVVRGVLRARHPEKFAAPPPVRAVGYFFNHPALPLSVATPLLTFVLGMLIWDLSDTLWGWIALEAAAIYGFLYLYIRGRDLNHLAQMQGFAASVLLIIGLVLLFKEFALLVALAAAAGVMRHVARIMKDRIMSFNSHALFLVVLSWLTMRLINVPSEGTPVTNLPAICEFVVILLCASMAQVLRRSWMYMIYLFLAHFLFLGWVFREVGSLIGGEALVTAAWGAYAVILLLIARKNGSAILRRVAIGTLALTICKLFLFDLDAVDPLVRVMLFLGFGISFLGLSYILPRLIARTTRPVETEPSKPLEREKEPIL is encoded by the coding sequence ATGACATCGAAGCAGGAACAGTCATACGAAGATCGCATCGAGCAACTCGAGAGGACGGTTGCCAATCTGGAGTACACGGTTTCGCGACTGCAGGAACGCCTCCATGCCGCCAACGCCGCGACGCAGCGCCGGCCGGCGCTTCAGACGACGGATCCTGCCGAGGCCAGGGCCAACAACGGTAACCGGCTGCTCGCCGACCTCAAGCCCGCGGCGCCTGCCGCAGAAGGCGCTCCCACCGAACGCCCGCGCCGCGTGCGCCCCATGTATGCCCTCGACGGCGAGGCCTGGCTGAACCGCGTCGGGCTCGCCTTCGTCCTCTTTGGCATCGCGTTCGGGGTCAAGTATTTTCTCGAGCAGGACTGGTTCTCGCCGTTTCTCCGCATCATCTCCGGGCTTTTGCTGGGTGCGGTCCTGATGGTTACGGGGCTGCAGCTGCACCGCAAACGCACGCGGCTGGCGCAGGTCCTGCTCTGCGTCGGCGTCGGATCCATCTATCTCACGGCATTCGGGGCCTACCAGCTCTATTATCTGGTGCCCTACCCGGTGGCGTATTTCGGCATGTTCGCGGTATCCGTGGGGGCCTTTCTGCTCTCGGTGAAACGCAACGACCCGGTAGTCGCGATTCTGGCCGTGTTCGGGGGGCTCGTGACGCCGTTCATCATGCACTCGCAGGGCGACAACCTGCTCGGCATCATCAGCTACACGTCGCTCATCCTGACGGGCGCCGGCGTGATCTACTGGTTCACGGGATGGCGCAGCCTGCTATTCCTTTCCGCCATCGGGGGCTGGTTCGTCGTGCTGGTGTGTTACCTCAACGTCGGATTGTACTTCGAGTCCGTGGCGGCCGATCGCTGGACGCTGCTGGCCGGCGTAGGGGTTTGCTGGATGCTGTTCTGGGCGATGCCGGTCGTTCGCGGCGTGCTCCGGGCGCGCCACCCCGAAAAATTCGCCGCGCCGCCGCCCGTGCGCGCCGTGGGCTACTTCTTCAATCACCCCGCCCTGCCGCTCTCCGTCGCGACGCCGTTGTTGACGTTCGTGCTCGGCATGCTCATCTGGGACCTGTCGGACACCCTGTGGGGCTGGATCGCGCTCGAAGCCGCGGCCATCTACGGATTCCTCTATCTCTACATCCGCGGGCGCGATCTGAATCATCTCGCCCAGATGCAGGGCTTCGCCGCATCGGTGCTCCTGATCATCGGTCTCGTCCTGCTATTCAAGGAATTCGCGCTGCTGGTCGCCCTCGCGGCGGCGGCCGGCGTGATGCGGCATGTAGCCCGGATCATGAAAGACCGGATCATGTCGTTCAACTCGCATGCGCTGTTTCTGGTGGTGCTCTCCTGGCTCACCATGCGGCTCATCAATGTGCCCTCGGAGGGCACGCCGGTCACCAACCTGCCGGCCATCTGCGAGTTCGTCGTCATTCTCCTCTGCGCCAGCATGGCGCAGGTGCTCCGCCGCTCGTGGATGTACATGATCTACCTCTTCCTGGCCCATTTCCTGTTCCTGGGGTGGGTCTTCCGCGAGGTCGGTTCGCTCATCGGGGGCGAGGCGCTCGTCACCGCCGCCTGGGGCGCGTATGCGGTCATCCTGCTGCTCATCGCCCGGAAGAACGGCTCCGCCATCCTGCGCCGCGTCGCGATCGGCACGCTGGCGCTCACGATTTGCAAGCTGTTTCTGTTCGACCTCGACGCCGTCGATCCGCTCGTGCGCGTGATGCTCTTCCTCGGCTTCGGCATCTCGTTCCTGGGCCTGAGCTACATCCTGCCCCGCCTGATCGCGCGGACGACCCGTCCGGTGGAAACGGAACCGTCGAAACCCCTGGAGCGCGAAAAGGAACCCATCCTGTAG
- a CDS encoding phosphoribosylanthranilate isomerase: MIRIKICCIQDLDEARMALDAGAHALGLVSAMPSGPGVISDARIAAIAAAIEPPAETFLLTSRQDPAAIAAQLDACRPTTVQLCDAIPRKGYARLRDAAPAVRIVQVVHVVDEASITEAVAASAHVDALLLDSGNPGLATKELGGTGRTHNWAWSRRIVEAVSVPVYLAGGLRAENVAEAVRTVRPYGLDVCSGVRTAGRLDAGKLARFIEAARRA, translated from the coding sequence ATGATCCGCATCAAGATCTGCTGCATCCAGGACCTCGACGAGGCGCGGATGGCGCTCGATGCCGGCGCGCACGCCCTTGGCCTGGTTTCGGCGATGCCCAGTGGACCGGGTGTGATTTCCGATGCCCGGATCGCGGCCATCGCGGCGGCAATCGAGCCGCCGGCCGAGACCTTCCTGCTCACGAGCCGCCAGGATCCGGCAGCGATCGCCGCGCAACTGGATGCCTGCCGGCCGACGACCGTTCAACTGTGCGACGCCATCCCGCGTAAAGGCTATGCCCGCCTCCGCGACGCCGCTCCGGCCGTCCGCATCGTGCAGGTCGTCCATGTCGTCGACGAGGCTTCGATCACCGAGGCCGTCGCCGCATCGGCGCATGTCGACGCGTTGTTGCTCGATTCGGGCAACCCGGGGCTGGCGACGAAGGAACTGGGCGGGACGGGGCGGACGCACAACTGGGCGTGGAGCCGCCGGATTGTCGAGGCGGTTTCGGTGCCGGTGTATCTCGCCGGCGGATTGCGAGCCGAAAACGTGGCGGAAGCGGTAAGGACGGTTCGGCCGTACGGCCTCGATGTCTGCAGCGGCGTGCGCACGGCGGGCCGGCTCGATGCCGGCAAGCTCGCGCGCTTTATCGAGGCCGCTCGGCGCGCGTGA